The following proteins come from a genomic window of Pelmatolapia mariae isolate MD_Pm_ZW linkage group LG17, Pm_UMD_F_2, whole genome shotgun sequence:
- the LOC135932133 gene encoding GATA zinc finger domain-containing protein 14-like, producing MSAGIFSDILSTNNNHHNCSTNHHYNCSTNNYNYSANHYKCSNNNCSTNHHYNCSTNRQHCSTNHHNCSTNNHYNCSTNHHHNYNTNHNCSTNHYNYSTNHNCSTNNYNCSANHYKCSNNNCSTNHHNCSTNRQHCSTNHHNCSTNNHYNCSTNHNYNTNHNCSTNHYNYSTNHNCSTNHHNLQQQQLQHQPPLQLQHQPPTLQHQPPQLQHQQPLQLQHQPPPQLQHQPQLNNHHNCSTNHHYNCSTNNYNYSANHYKCSNNNCSTNHHYNCSTNRQHCSTNHHNCSTNNHYNCSTNHHHNYNTNHNCSTNHYNYSTNHNCSTNNYNCSANHYKCSNNNCSTNHHYNCSTNRQHCSTNHHNCSTNNHYNCSTNHNYNTNHNCSTNHYNYSTNHNCSTNHHNLQQQQLQHQPPLQLQHQPPTLQHQPPQLQHQQPLQLQHQPPPQLQHQPQLTNHYNCSTNHNCSTNHHYNYSTNRQHCSTYHHNCSTNNHYNCTTNHQYNYSTNHYNYSTNHHNCSTNHHYNCSTNYHYNYSTNHHNCTTNHHYNCRTNNYNCSTNHHHNCSTNHHYNCSTSHHNP from the exons caacaaccaccacaactgtagcaccaaccaccactacaactgcagcaccaacaactacaactacagcgCCAACCACTACAagtgcagcaacaacaactgcagcaccaaccaccactacaactgcagcaccaaccgcCAACACTGTagcaccaaccaccacaactgcagcaccaacaaccactacaactgcagcaccaaccaccaccacaactACAACACCAACCACAACTGTagcaccaaccactacaactacagcaccaaccacaactgcagcaccaacaactacaactgcagcGCCAACCACTACAagtgcagcaacaacaactgcagcaccaaccaccacaactgcagcaccaaccgccaacactgcagcaccaaccaccacaactgcagcaccaacaaccactacaactgcagcaccaaccacaactacaacacCAACCACAACTGTagcaccaaccactacaactacagcaccaaccacaactgcagcaccaaccaccacaact tgcagcaacaacaactgcagcaccaaccaccactacaactgcagcaccaaccgcCAACACTGCAGCACCAGccaccacaactgcagcaccaacaaccactacaactgcagcaccaaccaccaccacaactACAACACCAACCACAACT caacaaccaccacaactgtagcaccaaccaccactacaactgcagcaccaacaactacaactacagcgCCAACCACTACAagtgcagcaacaacaactgcagcaccaaccaccactacaactgcagcaccaaccgcCAACACTGTagcaccaaccaccacaactgcagcaccaacaaccactacaactgcagcaccaaccaccaccacaactACAACACCAACCACAACTGTagcaccaaccactacaactacagcaccaaccacaactgcagcaccaacaactacaactgcagcGCCAACCACTACAagtgcagcaacaacaactgcagcaccaaccaccactacaactgcagcaccaaccgccaacactgcagcaccaaccaccacaactgcagcaccaacaaccactacaactgcagcaccaaccacaactacaacacCAACCACAACTGTagcaccaaccactacaactacagcaccaaccacaactgcagcaccaaccaccacaact tgcagcaacaacaactgcagcaccaaccaccactacaactgcagcaccaaccgcCAACACTGCAGCACCAGccaccacaactgcagcaccaacaaccactacaactgcagcaccaaccaccaccacaactACAACACCAACCACAACT caccaaccactacaactgcagcaccaaccacaactgcagcaccaaccaccactacaactATAGCACCAACCGCCAACACTGCAGCACCTaccaccacaactgcagcaccaacaaccactacaactgcaCCACCAACCACCAGTACAACTACagcaccaaccactacaactacagcaccaaccaccacaactgcagcaccaaccaccactacaactgcagcaccaactaCCACTACAACTACAGCACCAACCACCATAACTGCACCAccaaccaccactacaactgcagaaccaacaactacaactgcagcaccaaccaccaccacaactgcagcaccaaccaccactATAACTGCAGCACCAGCCATCACAACCCCTAG